A DNA window from Aspergillus nidulans FGSC A4 chromosome V contains the following coding sequences:
- a CDS encoding uncharacterized protein (transcript_id=CADANIAT00002801), which translates to MSLTVIRIAGERNSVRNLKALRDKPRGLAQGLAQWAGESDGVLREYLALPCIGAVKLPKDSPLRFSHTGGVSITGLLVAKAAGATTIVTSSSDEKLESIMAKFGFDYGVNYKRYPEWSKEVLRLTGGEGVDYVLENGGSGTIAESINAVKMGGNVSVIGLLSQAKEMPDVLAWRSLKAQWFAVSQLILPSSCRRSSALSAVKGCVYS; encoded by the exons ATGTCTCTGACCGTCATTCGCATTGCTGGCGAGCGCAACTCTGTTCGTAACCTCAAGGCTCTCAGGGATAAGCCAA GAGGACTGGCTCAAGGACTGGCTCAATGGGCAGGGGAGTCTGATGGAGTCCTCCGAGAGTACCTCGCTCTGCCTTGTATTGGCGCCGTGAAACTCCCTAAAGACTCTCCCCTGAGATTTTCGCA CACTGGTGGCGTGTCAATTACCGGCTTGCTTGTTGCTAAGGCTGCAGGGGCGACTACGATTGTGACTTCTTCCAGCGATGAAAAGCTCGAGTCTATCATGGCGAAGTTTGGCTTTGACTATGGTGTCAACTACAAGAGATACCCGGAGTGGTCTAAGGAAGTTCTTCGCTTGACCGGCGGCGAAGGGGTCGACTATGTCCTGGAGAACGGCGGTTCTGGTACGATTGCTGAGAGCATCAATGCAGTCAAGATGGGCGGCAACGTCAGCGTGATTGGACTCCTTTCCCAGGCCAAGGAGATGCCTGATGTGCTGGCCTGGCGCTCGCTAAAGGCGCAGTGGTTCGCGGTATCACAGTTGATTCTACCCAGCTCTTGCAGGAGGTCGTCCGCTTTGTCGGCCGTAAAGGGCTGCGTTTACAGTTGA
- a CDS encoding uncharacterized protein (transcript_id=CADANIAT00002795), with amino-acid sequence MTQWDRLSDMCRPSLVQAWFKPGSSLLHPLYKKLHKKLTRRHCLSRPQMAAIFGNFPSWPNIKPGFFVAVSISLLIIQVLFLANLSYLNGSQFKEFEHTHNLNIPDADYDGGIVGHWMTIWLYMHINFLLFDIMTTFIPMQFMPFCILTWMITHVASTIAPFELSPGVYPGVYRWAYALPARKAYSILSQFWSDGCNNQPYYQYSSLGGSSEPLLLSIPYTTDAGKRASSQDPNLGQCDQREPGRPAKNTGQVLQIAFCPATGVPRWSQSSLSSKCFSLILLEADFDW; translated from the exons ATGACCCAGTGGGATCGGCTGTCAGATATGTGCCGTCCAAGCCTGGTTCAAGCCTGGTTCAAGCCTGGTTCAAGCCTG CTCCATCCGCTATACAAGAAGCTACACAAGAAGCTAACAAGAAGACATTGTCTTTCCCGACCCCAGATGGCGGCCATTTTTGGAAATTTCCCTTCGTGGCCAAACATCAAACCGGGGTTCTTCGTCGCCGTCAGCATCAGTTTGCTGATAATCCAGGTCCTCTTTCTCGCCAACCTCTCCTACCTCAACGGATCCCAGTTCAAAGAATTTGAGCACACCCACAACCTCAATATCCCAGATGCTGACTACGACGGCGGTATTGTTGGCCA CTGGATGACTATCTGGCTGTACATGCACATCAACTTCCTACTGTTCGATATCATGACTACGTTCATTCCTATGCAGTttatgcccttttgcattctCACCTGGATGATCACACACGTAGCTAGCACCATCGCTCCGTTTGAGTTGAGTCCAGGAGTCTACCCAGGGGTCTACCGTTGGGCCTATGCGCTTCCCGCGCGTAAGGCGTATTCGATTCTCAGCCAATTCTGGAGCGACGGGTGCAACAACCAACCATACTACCAATACTCTTCTCTTGGTGGGTCATCGGAGCCCTTGTTGTTGTCTATTCCTTACACTACCGATGCAGGCAAGCGCGCATCATCGCAAGACCCAAATCTCGGACAATGCGATCAACGAGAACCAGGAAGACCGGCCAAAAACACCGGGCAGGTACTCCAGATCGCATTCTGTCCCGCGACAGGCGTTCCCCGATGGAGTCAATCCAGCTTGAGCAGC AAGTGTTTTTCGCTTATACTACTTGAGGCGGACTTTGACTGgtga
- a CDS encoding protein CYP671A1 (transcript_id=CADANIAT00002804), with protein sequence MGIVTALATFLSPDLTRTAFAFCVLGVASHQCIRHGEIDNRLRPLSALYLLAFLGLCLCYVRIFSLSWPRALGETILAASSFNLGLLTSIITYRAFFHRLRHFPGPWMAKVTRISAVLKAVERTQYHLDLKEMHRKYGDFVRTGPREISVNRPSAVYLTSGPHSVCTKPTWYSHVSDDITKVSLNSTRDPEVHRRRRRAWDRGFSMKALPTYEPRLQHKVDVLVSQIRSRIDRPLNITQWTMYLAFDVMGLVGFSKDFRQLEDAVEHAAIEELHGQMLMYGILRPVPWVLTILGATLGLAGKYGQFMTYCVARTAERKAEWNASEDKVPQDVISWLFKASDEKDQSAPPGEQALNEDGQLLIITGSDTTSGALANAFYYLAKHPAVYKKLQAELDNAFSSGKQSPKINNETLRKLPYLEAIINETLRLKPAVPSGQPRQTPPQGLQIDEVWMPGDTIIIVPQYVIQRDDRYFPSGDEFIPERWLDEKDSLIKHEEAFFPFQLGRYGCVGKQLALMEMRLVIARIAMEFDLAFAPGETGEAFDRDAKDTFTFNIGPLMLDFKPRSA encoded by the exons ATGGGCATCGTCACTGCGCTCGCGACCTTCCTCAGTCCTGATCTAACTCGCACAGCATTCGCCTTTTGTGTGCTTGGGGTAGCTTCACATCAATGCATCCGGCATGGAGAGATCGACAACCGACTTAGACCGTTGTCGGCACTCTACCTGTTAGCCTTCCTGGGGCTGTGTCTTTGCTACGTCCGCATTTTTTCGCTAAGCTGGCCTCGCGCCCTTGGAGAAACTATTTTAGCAGCTTCGTCATTCAACCTTGGTCTTCttaccagcatcatcacctACCGAGCCTTCTTCCATCGACTTCGGCACTTCCCCGGTCCATGGATGGCCAAGGTGACCCGGATATCCGCTGTGCTGAAAGCGGTAGAACGAACCCAGTACCATCTCGATCTGAAAGAGATGCATCGCAAGTACGGCGATTTCGTACGCACTGGTCCTCGAGAGATTTCTGTCAATCGGCCGTCCGCAGTCTATCTCACCAGCGGGCCTCATTCAGTCTGCACAAAACCAACCTGGTATAGCCATGTGTCGGATGACATTACAAAGGTCTCGCTTAACTCGACTCGAGATCCCGAAGTacatcgccgtcgccgaaGGGCCTGGGACAGAGGATTTAGCATGAAAG CATTGCCCACATACGAACCCCGTCTCCAGCACAAAGTCGATGTTCTCGTTTCCCAGATTCGGTCGCGAATCGATCGACCGCTGAATATCACCCAGTGGACGATGTACTTGGCATTTGACGTAATGGGCCTCGTCGGCTTCTCCAAGGACTTCCGCCAGCTCGAGGACGCCGTCGAGCATGCGGccattgaagagctgcacGGGCAGATGCTGATGTATGGGATTCTGAGGCCCGTTCCCTGGGTCTTAACAATCCTCGGTGCGACCCTTGGTCTCGCCGGTAAGTACGGGCAGTTCATGACATATTGTGTGGCTCGCACCGCGGAGAGAAAAGCT GAATGGAACGCCTCGGAGGACAAGGTCCCCCAGGATGTCATTTCCTGGCTGTTCAAGGCAAGTGACGAGAAGGATCAGTCGGCTCCGCCAGGAGAGCAGGCCCTGAACGAGGATGGCCAActgctcatcatcaccggcAG CGACACCACGAGCGGAGCTTTGGCAAACGCATTCTACTACCTGGCTAAGCATCCAGCCGTGTATAAAAAGCTACAGGCAGAACTCGATAATGCTTTTTCAAGCGGGAAGCAGTCCCCTAAGATTAACAACGAAACCCTACGCAAACTACCATACCTCGAAGCCATTATCAATGAAACTCTGCGTTTGAAGCCGGCCGTTCCTAGCGGCCAACCCAGGCAGACACCACCGCAAGGACTTCAGATTGACGAGGTATGGATGCCAGGCGataccatcatcatcgttcCCCAGTACGTGATCCAGCGCGACGATCGGTACTTCCCCTCAGGAGACGAATTCATTCCAGAGCGTTGGTTAGATGAGAAGGACAGTTTGATCAAGCACGAGGAGGCGTTCTTTCCCTTCCAGCTAG GTCGCTATGGCTGTGTTGGGAAGCAGCTGGCCTTGATGGAGATGCGGCTGGTGATAGCACGCATTGCCATGGAGTTCGATCTCGCCTTCGCCCCCGGTGAAACGGGCGAGGCATTTGACCGCGACGCGAAGGATACATTTACTTTCAATATTGGGCCCTTGATGTTGGACTTCAAACCGCGGAGTGCGTGA
- the aspf34 gene encoding cell wall protein PhiA (transcript_id=CADANIAT00002798), which yields MKLTSTAALASLAVAATAAPSTPETFGLVAIRSGDAVQYAGFNAALGSIFAGLPKQNATCEGTDSGFATFYIKDGALYLYGSEETQEIYVDRSGMGQGLIGYTTGDNASGPRNSERTGWSIDENNHLVFDGNSLIACPNSIDSAYSIWASAGVANPGGNKDCVGIAARVEKTENPIACTYSS from the exons ATGAAGCTCACTTCTACCGCCGCTCTCGCCTCTCTGGCCGTCGCTGCTACCGCTGCTCCCTCCACGCCCGAGACCTTTGGCCTTGTTGCCATCCGCTCTGGTGATGCTGTCCAGTACGCTGGCTTCAACGCTGCTCTCGGCAGCATCTTCGCCGGCCTCCCCAAGCAGAACGCCACCTGTGAGGGCACTGACAGCGGTTTCGCGACGTTCTACATCAAGGATGGAGCCCTCTATCTCTACGGTTCCGAGGAGACCCAGGAAATTTATGTCGACCGTTCCGGCATGG GCCAGGGCTTGATCGGATACACCACCGGTGACAATGCCAGTGGCCCTCGCAACAGCGAGCGGACCGGCTGGTCCATTGACGAAAACAACCACCTCGTGTTTGACGGCAACAGCCTCATTGCTTGTCCCAACAGCATTGATAGTGCCTACAGCATCTGGGCCTCTGCTGGTGTCGCCAACCCGGGCGGCAACAAGGACTGCGTCGGAATCGCTGCCCGTGTTGAGAAGACCGAGAACCCTATTGCTTGCACTTACTCCTCTTAA
- a CDS encoding uncharacterized protein (transcript_id=CADANIAT00002800), whose amino-acid sequence MVYMHYIASRPANSGTNMPHFVWVVLSPDRNTADTLFRILQDNIGKSLTVPSVGSATATLTPVDIERLAPKLWVLQIKESPENVAFLGTAICPHTAHDVDPAFDSVSGKMFLYSMGNYPDLGAKLLPAATDFDHDYISGYSYFIRRRGYPSTYWYCCGNLICLSTTKRSRFIVRIADEHGAGDRLPKRPMVNEDQISIEWIEKVGRKRVGVDANEWLTVKAKTPKSFQFSDFQGRFYLGNEGTLDNPDPARVGTTLDVVCWSSEVFQDSFELCYGIPPCGDL is encoded by the coding sequence ATGGTTTACATGCACTATATCGCGTCCAGGCCCGCCAACTCGGGGACCAACATGCCTCATTTTGTCTGGGTAGTCCTCTCCCCCGATCGAAACACTGCCGACACCCTCTTCCGCATCTTACAAGACAATATCGGCAAGTCACTGACCGTCCCGAGCGTTGGTTCTGCGACCGCAACCTTGACACCAGTGGACATCGAGCGACTGGCCCCAAAGCTCTGGGTCCTGCAGATCAAAGAGAGTCCTGAGAACGTCGCCTTCTTGGGCACGGCGATATGTCCTCACACGGCACACGACGTTGACCCAGCCTTTGATTCGGTCTCGGGCAAGATGTTTCTGTACTCTATGGGCAACTATCCCGACCTGGGTGCAAAGTTGCTTCCCGCCGCCACCGACTTTGATCACGACTATATTTCTGGGTACAGCTACTTTATCCGCCGCCGAGGCTATCCGAGTACATACTGGTACTGCTGCGGCAATCTAATCTGCCTTTCAACTACCAAGCGATCGCGGTTCATTGTCAGGATTGCGGATGAGCACGGGGCCGGCGACCGGCTACCCAAACGGCCCATGGTCAACGAGGACCAGATCTCCATCGAATGGATTGAGAAGGTCGGCCGCAAACGGGTCGGCGTCGATGCTAACGAGTGGTTGACCGTCAAAGCGAAAACGCCAAAGTCTTTTCAGTTCTCTGACTTTCAGGGCCGGTTCTATCTGGGCAATGAGGGAACGCTGGACAACCCAGATCCAGCGAGGGTGGGCACCACTCTTGACGTCGTCTGTTGGTCGTCAGAGGTATTTCAGGACAGCTTTGAGCTGTGTTATGGAATCCCGCCGTGCGGTGACCTGTAG
- a CDS encoding uncharacterized protein (transcript_id=CADANIAT00002797), with protein MPFVFWPRALVYRGFSTASILRRPVWEPVRYEHCTAAGQNQRRTGARTSRPGTLFTSLTIESVHEDYELHTSALWAYTGFGNVTGSHVSGDAVTACRLVGNQTYF; from the exons ATGCCGTTTGTCTTCTGGCCGCGTGCGCTAGTCTACCGAGGCTTCTCTACAGCTTCAATCCTCAGGAGACCGGTCTGGGAACCCGTAAG GTACGAGCACTGCACCGCTGCAGGTCAGAATCAACGTCGTACAGGCG CACGTACGAGCAGACCTGGAACGTTGTTCACCAGTCTGACTATTGAATCTGTCCACGAGGATTACGAGTTGCATACTAGTGCCCTCTGGGCCTACACTGGATTTGGCAATGTCACTGGGTCCCATGTCTCAGGTGATGCCGTCACTGCATGCCGACTGGTAGGGAATCAGACTTACTTCTAA
- a CDS encoding fungal specific transcription factor domain-containing protein (transcript_id=CADANIAT00002796) encodes MTYHAPSLVIIWHVLQVYSSKTFTDSASQCGFDKDRATRYAGALSRVYNQAIAGDVPGMELLLASATRFAYHLRGNVHPDKAGVRPSRLSAHIRNLFWLYYVFNQETTMRTALPPAIDYSNCDLTLPSFRMSTCVLTIHTGDHHTVPDLPPAVLGLGYGPDQRGAPLYYSELDRNLKDWKESVPSDSRPTLMRRPADAGSMASSVLQLQYHYCVAAIHQASGRCKSWTDNQDTQAQGSSLAISVAASQSLLCKFSELELYFHHYNLLFHLPYLTAAMIHLFCNILLYSREESSQSNLELIVGVPIRMGLQLRSDAPAAFRMQVKYVQDLCGEIERLAHIAISSSKQ; translated from the exons ATGACCTATCATGCACCTTCACTTGTGATAATATGGCACGTGCTCCAGG TATACTCTTCCAAGACGTTTACGGACTCTGCATCCCAATGCGGCTTTGACAAGGATAGAGCTACCCGATATGCAGGTGCTCTATCG CGCGTCTACAACCAAGCCATTGCGGGCGATGTCCCTGGcatggagctgctgctagcATCGGCAACCCGCTTCGCGTATCACCTGCGAGGGAATGTCCATCCAGACAAAGCGGGTGTTAGACCTTCACGTCTCAGTGCTCATATTCGGAACTTGTTCTGGCTCTATTATGTCTTCAACCAGGAAACAACCATGCGGACCGCTCTACCACCGGCCATTGACTACTCGAACTGCGATCTCACTTTGCCGTCATTTAGAATGTCCACCTGCGTTCTTACAATTCATACGGGTGACCATCATACAGTCCCAGATCTACCGCCGGCTGTACTCGGCCTCGGCTATGGGCCAGACCAACGCGGAGCTCCTCTGTACTATTCGGAACTTGACAGGAACCTAAAGGATTGGAAGGAGTCGGTCCCTTCAGACTCTCGACCTACTCTTATGAGACGGCCCGCCGATGCAGGGAGCATGGCATCGTCGGTTCTCCAGCTGCAATATCACTACTGCGTGGCCGCCATTCACCAAGCGAGCGGCCGCTGCAAATCCTGGACTGACAATCAGGACACCCAGGCACAAGGATCCAGCCTTGCGATTAGTGTGGCTGCAAGTCAGTCACTGCTATGCAAGTTCTCTGAGCTTGAACTGTATTTTCACCATTATAATCTATT GTTCCATCTTCCATACCTGACGGCTGCCATGATCCACCTCTTCTGCAACATCCTCCTGTACTCACGTGAAGAGAGCAGCCAGAGCAACTTGGAGCTTATAGTCGGAGTGCCGATCCGTATGGGGTTGCAACTACGGTCTGATGCGCCTGCCGCGTTCCGTATGCAGGTCAAGTACGTGCAGGACCTGTGCGGTGAAATAGAACGTCTTGCACACATTGCTATTTCCTCGTCGAAACAATAA
- a CDS encoding uncharacterized protein (transcript_id=CADANIAT00002799) — protein sequence MTKSPLQPDPPRAVTVYTNTRPDQAAEDPLFVAQRFSHSQATTIGPHLRASLRKCSIQNRVLIVPSESWLLDTLYSEFNGFPRDLFNYLNLENGQGPSMAVRPSYDEEKKVSHDPTEQNVPTMNFEDGTITVQGIAALIISACRLDRNMEGNDPVIILWLASLALLPRLDRYLRGPNNSWRMKRLLHCPLWIYMDLFQACGDWPGVWDVARRDVARRDAQAYEDSLRPSTLHLTRKLHKAASSVITLRENLRLHIASFERIRDYISQRTMGPWPSESPFRETLAERAADLLDDLHHHWETSAVISSQYSSLLGLVFNTETVAQGQAVARLNILAFAFLPLSFVSGIFGMTTFSVSVVWYPLWAAVALITVITAAYLAGKLSGGHSTGPYSFFRQHFANRLRRHPPYPSPANHDLSSRLAIVPAAAAPPTQPPSGSARWDSVRENKPSQRARRMTERQERLRRNAPGTAVIQHAQSPPEFEWWDIPHPVRGPRSEGIFAHGVWGVQHSKEENTEHTGEGPAMSQVDPQLHRALVDDDLRKHSKKRRRVQRGVTLLGQPLDNSED from the exons ATGACGAAGTCACCTCTACAACCAGATCCCCCTCGGGCTGTCACAGTATACACGAACACGCGCCCCGACCAAGCGGCGGAAGATCCCCTGTTCGTAGCGCAACGCTTCTCACACTCACAGGCTACCACTATTGGACCACACCTGCGCGCAAGCTTGAGGAAGTGTTCAATCCAAAATCGTGTTCTGATCGT TCCATCAGAATCGTGGCTTCTTGATACGCTTTATTCGGAGTTCAATGGCTTCCCACGAGATCTTTTCAATTACCTCAATCTCGAAAACGGGCAAGGTCCAAGTATGGCAGTAAGGCCGTCCTAcgacgaagagaaaaaag TAAGCCATGACCCGACAGAGCAGAATGTCCCAACTATGAATTTCGAAGACGGGACGATCACGGTCCAAGGCATAGCAGCACTCATCATCTCGGCCTGTCGACTCGACCGCAACATGGAGGGCAATGATCCGGTCATCATTCTCTGGCTGGCGAGTCTGGCACTGCTCCCACGGCTAGACAGGTACCTAAGGGGCCCCAATAACAGCTGGCGTATGAAACGGCTCCTCCACTGTCCGCTCTGGATTTACATGGATCTTTTTCAGGCCTGTGGCGACTGGCCCGGGGTATGGGATGTGGCCCGGCGCGACGTTGCCCGTCGCGATGCTCAAGCATACGAGGACTCGTTGCGTCCTTCGACGCTGCACCTGACGCGCAAGCTGCACAAAGCCGCCTCGAGCGTGATCACCCTGCGTGAGAATTTAAGACTGCACATTGCCTCCTTCGAGCGCATCCGGGACTACATTTCGCAACGTACAATGGGTCCATGGCCATCGGAATCTCCTTTCAGGGAGACGCTAGCCGAGAGGGCGGCTGACCTGCTGGATGACTTGCATCATCACTGGGAAACGTCGGCGGTGATCTCAAGCCAGTATAGCAGCTTGCTTGGATTA GTCTTCAACACCGAAACCGTCGCCCAAGGACAAGCAGTTGCTCGGCTCAACATACTGGCATTTGCATTCCTACCTCTATCCTTTGTCTCG GGTATCTTCGGGATGACTACCTTCTCTGTGTCCGTAGTCTGGTACCCTCTCTGGGCTGCTGTCGCCCTCATCACCGTGATCACAGCAGCCTACCTCGCGGGGAAACTCTCGGGTGGGCATTCGACAGGGCCATACTCGTTCTTCCGTCAACACTTTGCAAACAGACTGCGCCGACATCCGCCCTACCCATCGCCAGCAAATCATGATCTATCCAGCAGACTGGCTATCGTgccagcagcggctgctccGCCAACACAGCCACCGAGCGGCTCAGCGCGCTGGGATAGCGTTAGAGAGAATAAACCTAGTCAACGGGCGAGGAGAATGACTGAACGTCAGGAGCGCCTTCGGCGGAATGCACCTGGTACTGCCGTTATACAGCATGCACAGAGCCCACCAGAGTTCGAGTGGTGGGATATTCCACACCCAGTCAGGGGCCCACGATCAGAGGGCATATTCGCTCACGGAGTGTGGGGAGTGCAACATTCCAAGGAAGAAAACACAGAGCATACTGGCGAAGGTCCCGCCATGTCACAGGTTGATCCCCAACTCCATCGTGCTCTCGTCGATGATGACCTCAGAAAACattcaaagaagaggaggagggtcCAGAGAGGAGTCACGCTTCTTGGTCAGCCGCTGGACAACAGCGAGGATTGA
- a CDS encoding zinc-binding alcohol dehydrogenase family protein (transcript_id=CADANIAT00002794) yields MSVPSSFRAALLHEKSPEHTIAERSLGPLGSDEVAIKVTATAINPVDWKIRDYSVFLTSYPAVLGSDAAGEVVAVGDSVQNLAVGDRVFFQGIIRNYDASTFQQYCKMPAELVGKTPKAISDQQAAGISLATIAGITGLYDKTGRGLAPPPWEQGGDRAGSGNALVVLGGSSSVGQYVIQLARLSGYDRIVTNSSLTHEAHLKELGAHVVLDRKQAGPQDFVAALNGLPLDFVFDAISNADTQKLGVEILNSAGIESQVVVVQAVNSEAKELGASKSLKIDVRQVLGLGSSPDLRYLSVPLMKSLGGEDGWLATGKFTPNRPVIVEGGLGKIDEALDKNRAGVSGEKVVILP; encoded by the coding sequence ATGTCTGTTCCTTCATCATTTCGAGCTGCTCTCCTGCACGAGAAGAGCCCTGAACACACCATTGCCGAGCGCTCCCTCGGGCCCCTCGGCAGCGACGAGGTCGCCATTAAGGTCACCGCGACAGCCATCAACCCCGTCGACTGGAAGATCCGCGACTATTCTGTCTTTCTGACCTCCTATCCGGCAGTGCTCGGTAGCGATGCTGCCGGGGAGGTAGTCGCTGTCGGCGACAGCGTCCAGAACCTGGCTGTTGGCGACCGCGTTTTCTTCCAGGGCATCATTCGCAACTACGACGCGAGTACTTTCCAGCAGTACTGCAAAATGCCAGCTGAGCTGGTCGGCAAGACGCCGAAAGCTATCAGCGACCAGCAGGCGGCGGGCATCAGTCTTGCCACCATTGCCGGTATCACCGGCCTCTACGACAAGACGGGCCGGGGCCTCGCCCCGCCCCCTTGGGAGCAGGGCGGCGACCGCGCCGGCAGTGGAAATGCTCTTGTCGTCCTTGGTGGCAGTTCCTCAGTTGGCCAGTATGTTATTCAGCTTGCGAGACTCTCTGGTTACGACCGGATCGTGACCAACTCGAGTCTCACCCACGAAGCGCACCTGAAGGAGCTTGGAGCCCATGTGGTGCTTGACCGGAAGCAAGCAGGCCCGCAAGACTTTGTGGCTGCCCTCAACGGTCTTCCCTTGgactttgtctttgacgcCATCTCAAATGCTGATACTCAGAAACTCGGCGTCGAGATCCTCAACTCAGCAGGCATCGAGAGCCAGGTGGTCGTAGTCCAGGCCGTCAACTCAGAGGCTAAGGAACTTGGTGCTTCCAAGTCACTCAAGATCGATGTTCGTCAGGTGCTGGGTCTGGGGAGCAGCCCCGACCTGCGATACCTGAGTGTGCCGTTAATGAAAAGCCTTGGGGGGGAAGATGGTTGGCTGGCGACCGGCAAGTTCACTCCCAACCGGCCCGTTATAGTCGAGGGCGGGTTGGGCAAGATCGACGAGGCGCTCGACAAGAACAGGGCTGGAGTTTCTGGGGAGAAAGTTGTTATTCTTCCATGA
- the zrfA gene encoding high-affinity Zn(2+) transporter ZRT1 (transcript_id=CADANIAT00002803): protein MSFNPNSVDLDTADPRDVICYMNAGENDYDGRLGARISAIFVIFVVSTAVTFFPMLAKRNPRLHIPHYVYLFARYFGAGVIVATAFIHLLDPAYDEIGPASCVGMTGHWADYSWCPAIVLASVMGIFLLDFGAERYVEIKYGVCREDPEQFMTSTANNEEAVSRQATSTGKKAGDTLEAQSIDSGYIERSFRQQIAAFLILEFGIIFHSVIIGLNLGTTGEEFPTLYPVLVFHQSFEGLGIGARMSAIPFRKGSWLPWALCLLYGLTTPIAIAIGLGVRTTYNAGSFTANVVSGIFDAISAGVLIYTGLVELLARDFLFDPHRTQDSKRLTFMVISLLWGAGIMALIGKWA from the coding sequence ATGTCTTTCAACCCCAACTCGGTGGATCTGGACACTGCAGACCCGAGGGATGTCATCTGCTATATGAATGCCGGCGAGAATGACTACGATGGCCGACTCGGGGCGCGCATCTCGGCCATTTTCGTCATCTTTGTCGTATCCACAGCCGTCACCTTCTTCCCCATGCTCGCGAAACGGAATCCCCGCCTACATATCCCTCATTACGTCTACCTGTTTGCTCGCTACTTTGGCGCCGGCGTCATCGTCGCCACCGCGTTTATCCACCTTCTCGACCCTGCCTACGACGAGATCGGCCCCGCCAGCTGTGTCGGCATGACCGGCCACTGGGCAGACTACTCCTGGTGCCCTGCCATCGTGCTCGCCTCGGTAATGggcatcttcctcctggACTTTGGCGCGGAGCGGTACGTCGAGATCAAGTACGGAGTCTGCAGGGAGGACCCCGAGCAGTTCATGACCAGCACCGCCAACAACGAGGAAGCCGTGTCCAGACAGGCCACCAGCACAGGCAAGAAAGCAGGCGACACGCTCGAGGCCCAGTCGATCGACTCTGGCTATATCGAACGCTCGTTTCGACAGCAGATCGCCGCTTTCTTGATCCTCGAATTCGGCATTATCTTCCACTCTGTCATCATCGGCCTGAACCTGGGCACAACCGGCGAGGAATTCCCGACCCTCTACCCGGTCCTAGTCTTCCATCAGTCATTTGAGGGTCTCGGTATTGGAGCCAGAATGTCGGCCATCCCCTTCCGCAAGGGCAGCTGGCTTCCTTGGGCCTTGTGTCTGCTCTACGGCCTGACAACCCcgatcgccatcgccatcggTCTTGGTGTCCGCACGACCTACAATGCCGGGTCCTTTACTGCGAACGTTGTGTCGGGAATCTTTGATGCCATTTCGGCAGGGGTCCTCATCTATACCGGTCTGGTTGAACTTCTTGCTCGTGACTTCTTGTTCGACCCGCACCGCACTCAGGATAGCAAGCGTCTCACGTTCATGGTCATCTCCTTGCTCTGGGGTGCTGGAATCATGGCCCTCATCGGAAAGTGGGCGTAA
- a CDS encoding uncharacterized protein (transcript_id=CADANIAT00002802): protein MRNGFDRSPSVIRRWGSLLAAYHTTSPLATLVKLGVLYVKKNQSIFWSIEATLCGLDCSMFLENASLYEGNNAGYESNRPRKMWSRLDQ from the exons ATGCGCAACGGCTTCGATCGTTCACCATCCGTGATCCGCAGATGGGGTTCACTTCTAGCGGCGTACCATACAACAAGTCCGCTGGCAACATTGGTCAAGCTTGGTGTTCTATACGTCAAAAAGAACCAGTCGATTTTCTGGAGCATTGAAGCTACTCTCTGCGGTCTTGATTGCTCAATGTTCCTTGAAAATGCTTCGTTGTATGAAGGAAACAATGCAGGCTACGAGTCTAACAG GCCACGAAAAATGTGGTCTAGACTGGATCAATGA